One genomic window of Candidatus Paceibacter sp. includes the following:
- a CDS encoding ABC transporter ATP-binding protein produces MKTFLVFYSFIWKYKWYFIPAVISAFLSTLLASFMPFIYRYIVDNFYNLTLSVFLTVAGVYGATRIGMIFFGNLSGFFGGEYFIPALADSKMKIFRHLQNLDFAFHSTKKSGELISKFKRGDGAFSNMDQDLNGEFIDDFVRLIVAALAFSLISPKLLAVFFAGIVFIILSSIYFIRKNMVMRAEHIKDDDNISHLIADNLVNYETVKYFANERKETANLEKAFERWRSSLWNLYLSFRKMNFSVRMISAAAIIAMLAFLGRDVADKKISVGDFVLVFTFMSQIFPNIEKIMFRFRGILRNYVDLKDYFAILDYPLVVLEPEKPLEFSCRKGEVQFKNIYFSYPDGQEALKNISLTVTGGSSAALVGRSGSGKTTLTKLLLRIYDPIEGQVLVDGFDISKIKKEDLRRNIGIVPQEPILFNNTIGYNIGYPLENAGKEEIETAAKLANLHDFIISLEKGYDTVVGERGVKLSGGQKQRLAIARVFLLNPKIIIFDEATSHLDSESERLIQDSMEKLAQGKTFIAIAHRLSTVMKADKIVVLDNGKIIEEGTHEELLTQDSGIYKKLWELQTNNEILENGY; encoded by the coding sequence ATGAAAACTTTTCTCGTTTTTTACTCGTTTATATGGAAATATAAATGGTACTTTATCCCCGCTGTTATAAGCGCTTTTCTCTCCACGTTGTTGGCCAGTTTTATGCCGTTTATTTACCGCTATATAGTGGATAATTTTTACAATCTTACTTTGTCCGTTTTTCTCACGGTGGCGGGGGTCTACGGGGCGACCAGAATAGGGATGATTTTTTTCGGCAATCTGTCCGGATTTTTTGGCGGAGAATATTTCATACCGGCGCTTGCCGACTCCAAAATGAAGATATTCCGCCATTTGCAGAATCTTGATTTTGCCTTTCATTCCACCAAAAAATCGGGTGAGTTGATAAGCAAGTTCAAAAGAGGCGACGGCGCTTTTTCTAACATGGACCAGGATCTGAACGGAGAATTCATTGACGACTTTGTGAGGCTGATCGTCGCCGCTCTAGCCTTCTCTCTTATAAGCCCGAAGCTGCTTGCCGTGTTTTTCGCCGGCATCGTCTTTATCATTTTGTCTTCAATTTATTTCATAAGAAAAAACATGGTGATGAGGGCTGAACATATCAAAGACGATGACAACATATCACATCTTATCGCCGACAATCTGGTAAATTACGAAACAGTAAAATATTTCGCTAATGAAAGGAAGGAAACAGCCAACCTGGAAAAAGCTTTTGAACGATGGCGGTCTTCGTTGTGGAATCTTTATCTGTCGTTTCGGAAAATGAACTTCTCTGTCCGCATGATCTCCGCTGCCGCCATTATCGCAATGCTGGCGTTTCTCGGCCGGGATGTGGCGGACAAGAAAATATCAGTCGGCGACTTCGTGTTGGTGTTCACTTTTATGTCTCAGATTTTTCCCAATATAGAAAAAATAATGTTCAGGTTCAGGGGGATTTTGAGAAACTACGTTGACCTCAAAGATTACTTTGCCATTCTGGATTATCCGTTGGTGGTGCTTGAGCCGGAAAAGCCGCTGGAATTCTCCTGCCGAAAAGGCGAGGTACAATTTAAAAATATTTATTTTTCTTACCCCGACGGGCAGGAAGCATTGAAAAATATTTCTTTAACCGTTACAGGCGGTTCTTCTGCCGCTTTGGTGGGGCGTTCCGGTTCCGGAAAGACGACGCTTACAAAATTGCTTTTGAGAATTTACGACCCCATTGAGGGGCAGGTTTTGGTGGACGGATTTGATATAAGTAAAATCAAAAAAGAAGACTTGCGGCGCAATATCGGCATCGTGCCACAGGAGCCAATACTGTTCAACAATACCATCGGCTACAACATAGGTTATCCTTTAGAAAACGCAGGCAAGGAAGAAATAGAAACGGCCGCTAAGCTGGCCAATCTGCACGACTTCATCATATCGCTGGAAAAAGGATACGATACCGTCGTGGGAGAAAGAGGGGTCAAACTTTCCGGTGGGCAAAAACAGCGTCTGGCCATCGCCCGAGTCTTTTTGCTCAATCCCAAGATTATAATCTTTGACGAGGCGACCAGTCATCTTGATTCCGAATCGGAACGGCTCATTCAGGACTCAATGGAAAAACTGGCCCAGGGCAAAACATTCATCGCCATAGCGCATCGGCTCTCCACCGTCATGAAGGCGGACAAAATCGTGGTTTTGGACAACGGCAAAATAATTGAGGAGGGGACGCACGAGGAGCTTCTTACTCAGGACAGCGGAATTTACAAAAAACTTTGGGAGCTCCAAACCAATAACGAAATTTTGGAAAATGGGTACTAA
- a CDS encoding RNHCP domain-containing protein, which translates to MGTNFKRTIEDFICGNCGEEVKGDGYTNHCPSCLWSKHVDINPGDRAAECSGMMKPAKVETEKGEYVLTHRCVKCGHEKRNKMSAKDNFQEVLKIS; encoded by the coding sequence ATGGGTACTAATTTCAAACGCACAATCGAAGACTTCATTTGCGGCAACTGCGGCGAAGAGGTTAAAGGCGATGGTTATACCAATCATTGCCCGTCTTGCCTTTGGAGCAAACATGTTGACATAAATCCGGGCGACCGGGCGGCGGAATGCAGTGGAATGATGAAACCGGCGAAAGTGGAAACGGAGAAAGGGGAGTATGTCTTAACTCACCGCTGCGTAAAATGCGGACACGAAAAAAGAAACAAAATGTCGGCAAAAGACAATTTTCAAGAAGTGTTGAAAATATCTTAA
- a CDS encoding recombinase family protein produces MKKLTNEIIYRGYARKSTESEDRQALSIESQVSEDIKIASMHSVALDESDILRESKSAKNAFARPVFEQLIKSIEDGEVQGIVAWHANRLSRNAIDAARLVDLFDQGKLIEIVTQQQVFRNTPQDKFMLTLFCSQAKMENDNKSIDVRRGLLKKCEMGYPPGVAKVGYVNDYGEKGKRSILPDRERFELVKKLWEMFLTGKYSVRKLLEYSDKTLGLRTIQRSKEGGKPVKLSRIYDMLKDPFYAGFFYAKDEHGTPVRYSVNSSVPRMITEEEYWRVQAMLGRQGRPRPSVNKQTFAYSGLTRCGSCGGSVVAEHKHQLICPVCKKKFAYPNKTQCPGCCTDIDKMDNPTYLHYIYYHCSKKRSPDCPERSVWEEDIDEFMANHTQNKLQISPALRDWCLSNFEEILVEQKKTKLDIQLSWERELGKKQKEYDELLKMKMRGAIDDDDFLRLKTTIKAEIEQAEKASAGIDGISTEKILDEARRTFNLMVEIADIFKNGGYEEKTDALSELGSNLTLKDKILNVRNKKLIEILENGLFEAREINKAFEPRNSEADKDKTGAFASVCPTLLRR; encoded by the coding sequence ATGAAAAAACTAACAAACGAAATCATATACCGAGGATACGCACGCAAGTCGACAGAATCTGAAGATCGACAAGCATTGTCAATCGAGTCGCAAGTGTCAGAGGACATCAAGATCGCATCTATGCACAGTGTCGCACTTGATGAGAGTGACATTTTACGCGAATCAAAATCTGCAAAAAATGCGTTTGCCAGACCTGTGTTTGAACAATTGATTAAAAGTATCGAGGATGGAGAGGTTCAGGGTATTGTCGCATGGCACGCTAACCGTCTTTCTAGAAATGCCATAGATGCAGCACGACTGGTGGACCTTTTCGATCAAGGAAAATTGATCGAAATCGTAACTCAGCAACAGGTATTTCGAAATACTCCACAAGATAAATTCATGCTCACCCTCTTTTGCAGTCAGGCAAAAATGGAAAACGACAACAAAAGTATTGATGTGAGACGAGGTTTACTGAAGAAGTGCGAAATGGGATATCCGCCGGGTGTGGCAAAAGTAGGATATGTAAATGATTATGGCGAGAAAGGTAAAAGAAGCATTCTACCGGATCGGGAGCGGTTTGAGCTCGTAAAAAAACTCTGGGAAATGTTTTTGACCGGAAAGTATTCTGTAAGAAAACTCCTCGAATACTCAGACAAGACACTCGGTCTCCGCACCATCCAGCGCAGTAAGGAGGGTGGTAAGCCGGTAAAACTCTCGCGCATCTACGACATGCTCAAGGATCCGTTCTACGCTGGATTTTTCTACGCGAAGGACGAGCACGGAACACCAGTAAGATACTCGGTAAATAGCTCGGTCCCTAGAATGATTACGGAGGAGGAATACTGGAGAGTTCAGGCAATGCTTGGCAGACAAGGCCGTCCCCGGCCGTCAGTTAACAAACAGACCTTTGCATATTCAGGGTTAACAAGGTGTGGATCGTGCGGAGGTTCTGTAGTTGCTGAACACAAACACCAACTCATATGCCCCGTATGCAAAAAGAAATTCGCTTACCCTAACAAAACACAATGCCCGGGGTGTTGCACAGATATTGATAAGATGGATAACCCAACATATCTACATTACATCTACTATCACTGCTCAAAAAAGAGGTCACCTGACTGTCCAGAGCGGTCCGTCTGGGAAGAAGACATAGACGAATTCATGGCGAATCACACCCAAAATAAACTGCAAATCTCTCCGGCGCTTCGAGATTGGTGCCTAAGTAACTTTGAGGAGATCCTAGTGGAGCAGAAAAAAACCAAGTTAGACATTCAGCTTTCCTGGGAACGTGAACTGGGTAAAAAGCAAAAGGAGTACGATGAGCTCTTGAAGATGAAGATGCGTGGCGCGATCGATGACGATGACTTTCTGCGACTCAAAACGACAATCAAGGCAGAAATAGAACAGGCCGAGAAAGCATCAGCTGGTATTGATGGTATTAGTACCGAGAAGATCTTGGACGAAGCACGGCGGACATTCAACCTCATGGTCGAAATAGCGGACATATTCAAAAATGGAGGATATGAGGAGAAAACTGACGCACTTTCGGAACTCGGTTCGAACCTGACGCTAAAAGACAAAATACTCAATGTTCGCAATAAAAAACTAATAGAGATACTCGAAAACGGCCTGTTTGAAGCAAGGGAAATAAATAAGGCGTTCGAACCTAGAAACAGTGAGGCAGATAAAGACAAAACCGGCGCTTTCGCGTCGGTCTGTCCAACTTTGCTCCGCAGGTAG